The genomic DNA GCCATGGCGTGGTCTGCCGGTTCCAGCTTCGACGCTTGGCGCGCGGCCTGCCCTCCACAccttagggcgtgtttggtgtCCTGCACCGGCGTGAACCAGGCTCACCGCATGCACCCTCGTTTAGTTTGGTTGCCTGGTCGACCCCGCGAGCCAGGTCCTGCGCGTGCAAAACACCCCCCGCAGCTAGGCTCCGCGGATACGAGAGGAGCTGCCGTTTCTGCCAGGCATGGCTCCCGCGGTGCGACGGCGGGCACGCGGGAGGCGAAAAGTTGGCTGGCGGGAGCTTGCGCCATTTCGCTAGGGTTACCTCCCCCTTTCACGCCACTCACCGCAGATATATCCCCcttcccgccgcctccgctccccatCGGTCACCATTCGTCTTCTTCGCTAGATCTGAggtgctcccctcccctctcttcctctggtTTTCATTGATTCGGTTCATCGATTCGTGTCGTATTGATCCCCTCCCTCCTTCATTGATTCCTAGGTGCTCTGGATCTGAGTTCTTGCGCAGGTAATCTGGTTCGCCTCCCCCTCCCACCCCCATGTTCTTGATCTCCTAACTCTAGATGCATCTCTCACTGGTTCTTGTTCAAATCGATGCAGGGATCTCAGATCTGTGTTCCCCGCTTGGTTCCAAGGTATGAATCCATGTTCTTGGTTAGGGTTATTTTTTCCTGTTTATTTCTATCATTTTCTTAAGGTATGAATCCATGTTGCTTAGGGTTCTAACGTATGAATCCATGTTGTTGGTGCTAGGTTGCAGATCTGCTGTCGGTTGTTTGTTCGTCTGCATCATTGTTTGGGTGCTTGCCGTCCTCGTTCGGTATAAGCAATCCTCCCCTCCCTGTCCATCATTTCTGATGAATGCGGGTGCTATCGATGCTGATTGCGTGCGCTACAGATCTGATAATGCTATTTTTTCTGAGCTTATGTCCAAgtcaatgatgttttctctttTAATCTGAGCATATGTCCATGCCAATGCTGATGCTTGTTTTAATCTGAGCACTTGTTCAATGCCGATGATGTTGTCTCATTATACCTTTAAATCTGAGCATGTGTTGAATGGCAATGATGTTTGTCACCGTTTTGCTGCTTTGTTAGTCATGGTAATTGTCTTGTTTGCTTAGATGGCTTTGGAGGACCAGCAACGCTTGCTGTTTGCCCGAGCTGCTGCTCTTATCACGGCTATGTATGCATTATTGTTCACCAGGATAAGAATGCAACATAGTTCAAGGCCACATATCAGTTATGGCCCTTTGAGCACCATGGATGAGGAACGCCAAAAGAACCTGGACAAAATTTACAATTGTAATGATATAGAGTGTGTTGCTATGGTTCGCATGAGAAAATCACCTTTTTTTGCACTATGCAACTTGCTTAGGGAAAGGAATTTGCTAGCAGATAGCCTTCATAGTTGTGttgaagagcaactagcaaTGTTTCTACATATTGTTGGCCACAACCAACGCTTTAGAGTTATTCACCAATATTGGAAAAGGTCAATAGAAACAATGCATAGATATTTCAAGGAGGTCTTGTATGCTATTGGGGAACTTAGGCAAGAAATGATTAGAGCTCCATCTAATGAGACATCAGTTAAGATAAGCAATAGCccaagatggtacccatatttcaaggtaatAAATTTGTCATGTAGCTTGTAGGTTATTGCTGCATACTTGGGTGCATATCATGTAACAAGCATGTATTGGGTTTTCATGTAGGACTGTGTTGGGGCAATAGATGGACTCATGTATATGCTAGAGTGCCAGCCAAGATGCAAGCAGCATTAAGGGGAAGGAAGCACTACCCCACACAAAATATTCTTGCTGCTGTTGACTTTGATCTGAAATTTACTTATGTCTTAGCTGGTTGGGAAGGGTCTGCTCATGATGCTACTTTTCTTGCTGATGCACTAGAGAGGGAGGATGGGTTAAGGGTTCCACCAGGTAATTAGCTGAATTGGGTACCTAAATAAAAATTGTAACTTCACAGCAATGGACTTAATGCATTTCTGTACTTGTTATAGGAAAATTCTACTTAGTAGATGCTAGATATGCTTGTCGTCCTGGATTCCTTCCTCCTTACCGTGGCATTAGGTACCATCTGAAAGAGTATGGTGCTAGGAACTACCTAACCAACCCAAGGGAGTTGTTTAATTTGAGGCATTCAAGTCTGAGAGTTTCTGTTAAAAGGGCTTTTGGTGCTTTGAAGAACCGTTTTAGCATAATTGATAATAAACCATTTCATCCCTACAAGACACAAGTGAAGATAGTACTTGCTTGCTGCATATTGTATAATTGGATACTTGGGCATGGGGTTGATGAGGTAGTTCCTGCTGAGTTCTCATGGGTGCCCAACAATAATGCAAGTCCTAGACATGGGGTCCAGATGGATGACAATGCTGTTTGGGCTCAAAGTAGGAATGAATGGGCTCATCACATGTGGTCCAATAGGGGCAACTCTCACATCTAAGATGTATCTATTTTGTATTCTATCTATGTTGAACACTGTTGTTTATTTCTGTTCTGAGGTAttgaacaattgcaatgatgatTTTACTTATTTCATTACACAATATAGCTAAAGCATTGGacatgtgcaatgatgttaCACCAATTTTGATACTACACTAGACCTGAGGCTTGAGACATTTGCAGTGATGATTTTATTTTCCCTGATACTTCCTTAGAAATGATACTTCTTTAGAACTGAGGTATGAGATATGTGCAGTGATGAATTTTTATTCCTAATTTCCTCTTGAGTGCAATGCATATTGATGATATAGGCTAGATGACACATGCAATGATGTTTCACCAACTATGTTGGTCCTGTTTCTGAGTAGGGGTGTGGCAATTGGAAATAGGAATGGCTGAGAAGATGAATGCTGAGATCCTTGCTGCTGATGAGCTTGTTTTCCCTGGTGGGGTTGTTGGGGCTGTTGGGGCTGATGGGGATGATGGGCCTGTTGGGGCTGATGGGGCTGTTGGGGTTGTTCCTGGTGGTGCTCAGCAGAGACCTGCTATGAGGTGGACAGATGTGATGTCTGGATTTATTCTTCACCGCATGTGCCAGCTAATTTCAACCGGTGTCAGGACTGATAAAGGTTTCAAAGAAGTCCACCTCAACCAGGTTGCCAAGGCTCTGCATGAGTTCAGTGGCAATGAAGTCACTGGCACACAAGTGTATAACCACTTGAGGAAGTGGAGGCAAAGGTGGGTTAAAATCTCAAAGCTGAGAGAGTTGAGTGGAGCTCTGTGGGATGGGGACAATTCCATGATTCTACTTAAGGAGGAGCACTACAATGGCCACATCAAGGTATGTAGTAATGTTGatattttctttcttcaatgTTCAGCAGTTAAAGTATCTAACTTCAGTTGTTGTAATGGCAGGCACACCCCAAAGATGTTGAGTACCTGAACAAGCCAATTCATCACTACCAGAAGATGATGGTCATCTTTGGTAATAGTCAGGCAACAGGTAAGTATGCTATGGGGTCAAATGAGGCTCTTGGTAGTCCTTCTGACATTGCTGACAGCCCAATGAAGCATGACCTGCCTGAGGAGCTTAAGAGTGGCAAGACTGAGGCAGCTTATGTTTCCAAGTCAGAACCACTTGTTGGAAGCAAGAGAAAGAGGTCCATGCTGTCAGATGAGGATGTCCTTGTGTTCACTGGCATGACTGATGCAGTGAACAATATTGCAGATGCTATACGTTCTACCAAGGTTGAGGATTCCCACCCTGACTTGTATGGTGCATTGATGTACATGCCAGGGTTCAGTGAGGAAGCTCTAATGGTTGCATATGGTCACCTGCTTAACAATAAGGCCCAGGGATCTGCTTTTGTGAAGATGTCTGACTCACACCGTGTTCTTTGGCTGAGTACCTACTTGGCCAAAAACTACTACATGTGAGGGCCTAGGCATAGTGGTTGAGCTGGTCTGGTTGGGCAGTAATACTCTTTTGGATGAGCTGGTGCAGTTGTGGCTTCTTTTGTGCATACCTGTTGGCTGATctggtggtcttttgtgcagctgACATGACCCTGCATTCTTCTGGACAGTTGACTTGATCCTGTCTCCTAACTATATGGCTAATTGTAGCATATAGTTGCCTGACTTAGATTGGCCTACTATGAAGTCATCTTATTATGTCTGAGTGAGATATTAAACTGAGCATGTGTCTATTGTGCCTATTGTGTCTGTCTAAGCACATgtccatgccaatgatgatatgcttcttcttcttgattccATGCTGTTGATATGCTTCTTCTTGATTCCTTGCTCATGATATGCTTTTATTTCCTGATACCTTGCTCATGATATACTTCCTGTCTTATTCATATGTTGCATGTTCCTAATACTGTCTGTTGATGGTTCTTGCTTGCTGATTCTGGTCTGTTCTTGATCCTTTCTGTCTGTCTGAGCACATGTTCCTGATATGCTTCCTGTGGCCCTTTCTAACCTTATGATGTGATCCTTTGTAACCTTCATATCATATGCATCTTTATATTTATATACGTTACTAATGTTTCATGAATTGTAGACATCTATAGCCTGGTATGTTGTTCATGTTGACCGACAACCTGGAGTTTACTCCAATTGGGTTGATGCCCATGCTCAGGTCAGTGGCTACAAGGGTGCTTGCCACAagaagtacaagtcaagtgaagAAGCATTTGCAGTCTTCTACGGTCTTCAAAATAAAGAGGTCAAGCCAACTGCATCACATGAACCTGTTGCTTCGAAGAAGATGGAATTATGGAATGTTAAAGATGTAATTATAGTTGTTCAATTTGTAATCATTGCCTTTTTGGTTTGCAAGTTGCTGTAATGTCGATCACGTTTGCAAGTTCCTGACATTTTAGTTATGGTTACCTCCTTGTGCTGAACAAGGTAGTGGTATTCTTACCACTACATGCAGGGGGTAACCTCATCTTGTTGCATGCGACTAACCAAACACCATTCCCTGCATCTAGTCTTTCAAATTTGGAGTACATTCAGGCAACCAAACACCGTCTCTGACGAGCCTGGCTCATTGTGAAGGATCGTaacgggcgaccagagggggggtgaatggtcgTAGAAGCCAAAACTTTCTAACAAATATTTCTAACCCTTCCCCTAAACACAAAACCTGAATaaatcacgtttttcaaatctggacagaaCTCTATGTACCTAGTAAACCTGATGTGGACGAAAATCCGTAACTCCGATCGACCTAAAAATTTGTCAGATTAAACTAGATGAAATTACGAaactaacccaactggaatcacgtcAATCGGACTTACGGAtcttgagataaaaataaaacaagcagacTATGTCAGATGCTGACGAGAATTGTAAAGAACCAATCGAGATGCACAAGATCAATCATTATAGATGAAAGATTAAATCGAGTAATTGAActtacaaaagtgcatctagcctccggccgaacatcctccctctcttaatCGGAGAGATCAACAAAAACCTCTCACTAGAATTCAAACCCT from Setaria italica strain Yugu1 chromosome VII, Setaria_italica_v2.0, whole genome shotgun sequence includes the following:
- the LOC111257911 gene encoding uncharacterized protein LOC111257911, producing MQAALRGRKHYPTQNILAAVDFDLKFTYVLAGWEGSAHDATFLADALEREDGLRVPPGKFYLVDARYACRPGFLPPYRGIRYHLKEYGARNYLTNPRELFNLRHSSLRVSVKRAFGALKNRFSIIDNKPFHPYKTQVKIVLACCILYNWILGHGVDEVVPAEFSWVPNNNASPRHGVQMDDNAVWAQRVWQLEIGMAEKMNAEILAADELVFPGGVVGAVGADGDDGPVGADGAVGVVPGGAQQRPAMRWTDVMSGFILHRMCQLISTGVRTDKGFKEVHLNQVAKALHEFSGNEVTGTQVYNHLRKWRQRWVKISKLRELSGALWDGDNSMILLKEEHYNGHIKAHPKDVEYLNKPIHHYQKMMVIFGNSQATGKYAMGSNEALGSPSDIADSPMKHDLPEELKSGKTEAAYVSKSEPLVGSKRKRSMLSDEDVLVFTGMTDAVNNIADAIRSTKVEDSHPDLYGALMYMPGFSEEALMVAYGHLLNNKAQGSAFVKMSDSHRTSIAWYVVHVDRQPGVYSNWVDAHAQVSGYKGACHKKYKSSEEAFAVFYGLQNKEVKPTASHEPVASKKMELWNVKDVIIVVQFVIIAFLVCKLL